Proteins co-encoded in one Solea senegalensis isolate Sse05_10M linkage group LG8, IFAPA_SoseM_1, whole genome shotgun sequence genomic window:
- the arhgap35a gene encoding rho GTPase-activating protein 35, whose translation MMMAKKQDVRAPTYNLVVVGLSGTEKEKGQCGVGKSCLCNRFVRPSADDFYLDHTSVLSTSDFGGRVVNNDHFLFWGEAGRTMEEGPECRMNVVEQTEFIDDQTFQPHRSTALQPYIKRAASTKLASAEKLMYFCTDQLGLEQDFEQKQMPEGKLMVDGFLLCVDVSRGMNRSFEDQMKFVTNLYNQLAKTKKPVVLVLTKCDEGVERYIKDSHTFALAKKNLQVVETSARSNVNVDLAFLTLVQLIDKGRGKPKIIPYFEALKQQSQQIASAKDRYEWLVSRIVNNHNESWPSVSRRMQSAPEYKDYVFLEGTAKAKKLFQQHVHRLKQDHIEKRRKAYLTTLPQALSVLLPELDEIDHLSWSGVQKVLETKRDFSQWFVVLDDTPWETTPHIDNMEDDRIPQDLLETPAAEYIYETHLEQLRNERKRAEMRWEFKEKLSVSPFITPGKPWEEARSFIMNEEFYHWLEEAEYLDIYNKHQKEIIDRAKEDFQELLLEYSELFYELEVDAKPSKEKMGAIQEVLCEEQRFKALQKLQAERDALVLKHIHFVYHPTKDTCPNSPHCVDSKIEQILASRFPTRYPSSDISRLEGGRAERINLVILGKDGLAREMANEIRALCTSDDRYVLDGKMYELTLRPIEGNVRLPVNSFHTPTFTPHGCLCLYNSKESLSYVVESLEKLRESTISRRERENSLAQLPLSLLLVTKRGVGSIGDIGGETAQTLIQQGQQVAGKLQCTYLDPASPGMGYARNVGEKQLNQILKGLLETRRSIGSSSPPLPPSSAFRDSQSQPVPEADLKIVMCMMCGDTYDLDQLLAPFLLPQHCRPASTLSSGTSIMLDLSIGGQRQNIELSLLSFHSTFSLRKTRLVHGYIAVYSARRKASMETLCAFLCEVQDIIPVQLLAVGESQMELSDSESAKEQVSQGDELAREIEARFNTVICGHGGVVGGLHKIDLFQTFLKDVVEKRTIVEATHMYDHVAEACTNESISPRCGSPSPVNILMDSEEDIDPSPPYPTLRDDGSLCSHLGSFKLPDLDSSDTFSVISELSTFESKLNNKIPPQVKPKPVRKVNLSPYMDHQGGTNRRSQAVTWAPGSEGGYDPSDYAEPMDAVSKPRLTEEETIYSVPHDSTQGKIITIRNANKGHANGSAGGNGSDSEADSSSLERRRKLSAIGIKPKLYRDRSKRLGKFSSFRTSFSIGSDDEMGGPPKASQDDGAQKDNSIEENEDPKRRNILKSLRRNTKKPRPKPRHSISKPIESNYFGMPLSTVVSLERPIPVFIEKCIRFIEMTGLSTEGIYRVSGNKAEMEGMQRQFDQDHNLDLVEKDFTINTVAGAMKAFFSELPEPLVPYNMQGELVEAFKINDREQRFQTMKDILRRFPRENYEVFKYVTSHLNKVSQNNKFNLMTSENLSICFWPTLMRPDFTTMDALTATRTYQTIIESFIHQCAYFFYNQPLADGLPGSPTSTLSSYGGTSAYSCMAGGYSSSPTPSPTPYVLPATPPVIPHYGPPIHHHHHHHHQHQSPPRPPPTPQSPLPALLPPSLHPHHPPTEQHTL comes from the exons ATGATGATGGCCAAAAAGCAAGATGTGCGGGCGCCCACCTACAACCTGGTCGTGGTTGGGCTGTCCGgcacagagaaggagaagggCCAGTGTGGTGTAGGCAAATCCTGCCTGTGTAACCGCTTTGTCCGGCCGAGTGCAGATGACTTCTACCTAGACCACACCTCTGTTCTCAGCACAAGTGACTTCGGGGGACGTGTGGTGAACAATGACCACTTCCTGTTCTGGGGAGAGGCTGGTCGGACCATGGAGGAGGGTCCAGAATGCCGTATGAATGTGGTGGAGCAGACAGAGTTCATAGATGATCAAACATTTCAGCCTCACAGAAGCACTGCACTCCAGCCTTACATCAAGAGGGCAGCTTCTACCAAGCTGGCTTCTGCTGAGAAGCTGATGTACTTTTGCACAGATCAGCTGGGGTTGGAGCAGGACTTTGAGCAGAAACAGATGCCTGAAGGCAAGCTAATGGTGGATGGCTTCCTTCTCTGTGTTGATGTTAGCAGGGGTATGAACCGTAGCTTTGAGGACCAGATGAAGTTTGTCACCAACCTGTATAACCAGCTAGCCAAAACGAAGAAACCTGTGGTACTGGTTCTGACCAAATGTGATGAAGGAGTTGAGCGCTATATTAAAGACTCGCATACCTTTGCCCTTGCCAAGAAAAACCTACAGGTGGTAGAAACATCAGCACGCTCAAATGTCAATGTTGACCTAGCTTTTCTAACACTGGTTCAGCTAATAGACAAAGGTAGGGGAAAGCCCAAAATTATCCCTTACTTTGAGGCACTGAAACAGCAGAGTCAACAAATTGCCTCAGCCAAAGACCGCTATGAGTGGCTGGTCAGCCGAATTGTGAATAACCACAATGAATCATGGCCCAGTGTCAGTCGTCGCATGCAGTCTGCCCCTGAGTACAAGGACTATGTCTTTCTTGAGGGGACAGCTAAAGCCAAGAAGCTGTTCCAACAGCATGTACATAGACTCAAACAAGACCATATAGAGAAACGCAGGAAGGCCTATCTAACCACTCTACCACAGGCCCTGTCTGTACTGTTGCCAGAGCTGGATGAGATAGACCACCTAAGTTGGTCTGGAGTTCAGAAAGTCCTTGAGACAAAGAGAGATTTCTCTCAGTGGTTTGTGGTTTTAGATGACACCCCTTGGGAGACCACACCACACATTGATAACATGGAGGATGATCGAATCCCCCAGGACCTTTTGGAGACCCCTGCAGCTGAATATATCTATGAGACCCACCTGGAGCAGCTAAGGAATGAGCGTAAACGGGCTGAGATGAGATGGGAGTTCAAGGAGAAACTAAGTGTCTCTCCTTTCATCACACCAGGGAAACCCTGGGAGGAGGCCCGAAGCTTCATAATGAATGAAGAATTTTACCATTGGCTGGAAGAGGCTGAATATCTGGATATCTACAACAAACACCAGAAGGAAATCATTGACCGAGCAAAAGAGGACTTTCAGGAACTTCTTCTTGAATACTCGGAGCTCTTTTATGAGCTGGAAGTGGATGCAAAGCCGAGTAAAGAGAAAATGGGAGCCATTCAGGAGGTGTTGTGTGAGGAGCAAAGGTTTAAAGCCCTGCAAAAGCTGCAAGCAGAAAGGGATGCCCTGGTATTGAAACATATCCACTTTGTCTACCACCCCACAAAGGACACTTGTCCCAACAGCCCACACTGTGTGGACAGTAAAATAGAACAGATACTGGCCTCCCGATTCCCTACCCGTTACCCATCATCAGACATTTCAAGACTAGAGGGGGGTAGGGCTGAACGGATAAATCTTGTCATCCTAGGTAAAGATGGCCTAGCCAGGGAAATGGCAAATGAGATAAGAGCCTTGTGCACCAGTGATGACCGGTATGTGTTAGATGGCAAGATGTATGAATTAACACTACGTCCGATTGAGGGCAATGTACGTCTACCAGTCAATTCCTTCCATACACCAACCTTTACACCCCATGGTTGCCTGTGTTTGTACAATTCAAAGGAATCACTCTCTTATGTTGTCGAGAGTCTAGAGAAACTCAGGGAGTCAACTATAAGCAGAAGGGAACGGGAAAACAGCTTAGCCCAACTTCCACTGTCCCTCCTTCTGGTCACCAAGCGGGGGGTAGGATCCATAGGGGATATTGGTGGGGAGACAGCTCAGACTCTTATTCAACAAGGACAGCAGGTGGCCGGAAAGCTGCAGTGTACATACTTAGACCCTGCCTCTCCAGGTATGGGGTATGCACGCAATGTCGGCGAGAAGCAGCTCAACCAGATACTGAAGGGCCTCTTAGAAACAAGGAGAAGCATAGGGAGCAGCTCTCCCCCCTTGCCTCCATCATCTGCCTTCAGAGATTCTCAATCCCAGCCAGTCCCAGAGGCAGACCTGAAAATAGTCATGTGTATGATGTGTGGAGATACGTACGACCTAGACCAGCTCCTTGCTCCCTTTCTGTTGCCCCAGCATTGTCGTCCTGCCTCTACTCTTAGTAGTGGCACCTCCATTATGCTGGATCTCAGTATAGGAGGTCAGAGGCAGAATATTGAGCTGTCACTACTCTCTTTCCATTCCACATTCTCCCTCCGCAAAACCAGACTAGTCCATGGATACATTGCAGTTTATTCTGCTCGCCGCAAGGCCTCTATGGAGACATTGTGTGCTTTCCTGTGTGAGGTCCAAGACATCATCCCAGTCCAGTTGTTAGCTGTAGGGGAGAGTCAGATGGAGCTGTCAGACTCAGAGTCAGCTAAGGAGCAAGTGAGTCAGGGAGATGAACTGGCACGTGAAATAGAGGCTAGGTTTAACACAGTAATATGTGGACATGGTGGGGTAGTTGGGGGGCTTCATAAGATAGACCTTTTTCAGACCTTCCTTAAGGATGTTGTAGAGAAGCGCACTATTGTTGAGGCAACACACATGTATGATCATGTGGCTGAGGCATGTACGAATGAGAGCATCAGCCCTCGCTGTGGCTCACCCAGTCCAGTTAACATTCTTATGGACTCGGAGGAGGATATCGACCCATCACCACCTTACCCCACCCTGAGGGATGATGGTAGTCTGTGTTCTCACTTAGGAAGCTTCAAGTTGCCAGATTTGGATTCAAGTGATACCttctctgtcatttctgagcttagCACCTTTGAGAGCAAGCTTAACAACAAGATTCCTCCTCAAGTAAAGCCCAAGCCTGTTCGTAAGGTTAACCTCAGCCCATACATGGATCATCAAGGTGGCACCAACCGCCGCTCCCAAGCTGTTACCTGGGCACCAGGTAGCGAGGGTGGCTATGACCCCTCAGACTACGCCGAGCCCATGGATGCTGTGAGCAAACCTCGACTCACAGAGGAAGAGACTATTTACTCTGTCCCCCATGACAGCACACAGGGCAAAATTATCACCATCCGCAATGCCAACAAGGGTCATGCAAATGGGAGTGCTGGTGGGAATGGTTCAGACAGTGAAGCTGATAGCAGCTCACTGGAGCGGAGGAGAAAATTGTCTGCCATTGGAATAAAGCCAAAACTTTACAGAGACAGATCTAAACGACTTGGCAAGTTCAGCAGTTTTAGAACAAGCTTCTCAATAGGCAGTGATGATGAGATGGGGGGTCCACCCAAGGCTAGCCAGGACGATGGAGCCCAGAAGGACAACTCCATCGAGGAGAACGAAGACCCCAAAAGGAGAAATATACTGAAAAGCCTGCGGAGAAATACAAag AAACCACGACCCAAGCCCAGGCACTCCATCTCAAAACCCATTGAAAGCAACTACTTTGGCATGCCACTATCCACCGTGGTCTCCCTTGAAAGACCAATCCCTGTCTTCATTGAGAAGTGCATCCGCTTTATTGAAATGACAG GCTTGAGCACAGAGGGCATCTACAGGGTCAGTGGAAACAAGGCAGAGATGGAAGGCATGCAGCGACAATTTGACCAAG acCATAACCTGGACCTGGTGGAGAAGGACTTCACCATCAACACAGTAGCAGGAGCCATGAAGGCTTTCTTCTCTGAGCTGCCTGAGCCTCTGGTGCCCTACAACATGCAGGGAGAGCTGGTGGAGGCCTTCA AGATCAACGATAGGGAGCAGCGCTTCCAGACGATGAAGGACATCCTGCGCCGCTTCCCCAGGGAAAATTACGAGGTCTTCAAATATGTCACCAGCCACTTaaacaa GGTGAGTCAGAACAACAAGTTCAACCTGATGACCAGTGAGAACCTGTCCATCTGTTTCTGGCCCACACTGATGAGACCAGACTTCACCACCATGGATGCCCTGACTGCCACTCGCACCTACCAGACAATCATTGAGAGTTTCATCCACCAGTGTGCGTACTTCTTCTACAATCAACCACTGGCCGACGGCCTCCCTGGCTCGCCCACCTCTACGCTCTCCTCCTACGGAGGAACCTCGGCCTACTCCTGCATGGCTGGAGGCTACTCATCCTCTCCGACTCCGTCCCCGACTCCTTACGTCCTCCCTGCAACCCCGCCTGTCATTCCACACTATGGCCCCCCtatccaccaccaccaccaccaccaccatcagcaTCAGTCCCCACCCCGCCCTCCTCCTACTCCCCAGTCCCCTTTGCCAGCGCTGCTGCCGCCCTCCCTGCATCCTCATCATCCACCCACAGAACAACACACGCTGTGA